The following nucleotide sequence is from Candidatus Methanoplasma cognatum.
CATCGTGGCGCAACACTGTCCAGCCGTCGCCGATCAGATCGTTCTTAAGAGTTTCAAGTTCAGCGCTCAGCGCCGCCGCCTGTTCGGCCTCCACCAGCAGAACGACCTTGCCGCGGTATTCCACGGCCGGTACTTTTATGCCGGCGGTGATGTAACCTGCGTCATAGAAGCTGGTGCTGCTGTTGACACAGTACTCATAGATCTGGCCGACGGTTACGTTCGTATCCACATAATAGGTCGCACTGCTACTCAGAATAGCGATCGGCTGTCCCCAGGCTGCCGCATCTTTGCTCTTTCGGTAGACATCATAGCGGCTGAGATTATACGGCCCTTTGCTGAGCCATTCCAGCCGGATCTCTGCCGGCGATTCGCTCACTATGGCGTTTAGCATGATCACGTCATCGGCGTTGGGGGGATACTCCGCGCCTCTTATTTCCTCCCAGACGGCATACAGCATGACCGGCACGGTGATGAGTTTAGTGTAGTCTCCGCCTTGCTGATAGGTCGGCGCTGCCGCATTGGGATCTTCGGACCAGCCCAAGAATACGTGTCCTGAACGCGTCGGGATCTCCGACGGAAGTATGGTCGGCGCAGAAACATACGGCCTTGTTATGTAGTCGGGGGCGCCTTCGCCGCCGTTGGCATCAAAGCTGATCTTGGCATGCCACACCGCATAGAGGGTCCTGTTCCTGTTCTCGATAAATAGATCACCGGGCTGGTACACAGCGGTCCCTCCGTCGTAGCCCCAGCCCATGAAGAGCAGACCGCTGCGGACAGGCTGCGTCTGGTCCAGAGTGATCTGTTCGTTGTAACCTTTCGTCTGGGAGGCGACAGGGGGCGTTCCGTAATACATTTCATAGTTGATAGTATAGGTGGCGGAGATCTCCTGCCCGCTCCTGAAGACATCCTGAATACGCTCCAGGAACTCAAAGCCGTTCTTTACGGTCGGCTCGATGATAGTCCCTTCTCCGAACTCGTTCCAGCAGTGCAGCATTCCGATGCCTTTCGTTTGGTCGTAGTTGTTGACTATTGCGGCGTATCCGTCGCGCAGGTGCGATTCAAACTCATCCGGCGTCGGCGTACAGATCTTAGCTGTTTCCGCACCTCCGAGTCCTCCCCAGGACGGGATCCTCTCCCAGCCTGCTGTCATCGGTACAAAATAGGTCATGTTGGGGTAGGTCTTTAAGATCCATTCCCATTGAATGACGTAAGCTTCGCTGAGCTCCTCATAATTTTCCGCGCCGGGGTTGGCAACATTGGTGTAAGGGGTGCCTTCCACGCCGCGGTGGTTGAAATAAGCCGTAATGGCGTCGGCCCCTGCGGATACGGTGAAGTCAAACCAATACGAATACGGCTCGACACACATCACAAAGTATATGCCGTCCAGCCCACGTTCCTTCGCCCTGTCCCGTGCATGATCAAGCATTTCGGCGGCCGTTATACCAATGGCTTGGGCCTGCTCTCTGAGGCCGGCTGGCTCAGCGGTCGTACCGCCCCCGTCCGAAAAGATGTACATTACAGGTTTGTTGTCTATCTGCAGATATTCTGGATTGCTAAAGTGTTCATCGATCCAATAATCGATCATTTCATTCCATTCGTCGATCGATGTCGGCGACGGGAAACTTTCGTGGTTGCACCAAAGCAGAGAGTAAGAAACAAGGTCCCGATTTTCCGCTTCGAGGTAAGCGCGGACTGCGGGGTTGATTATGTCCGGATTGACGCCCGGTATCCAATACCAGGCCATTGACATGAAGTCTATTCCATAATCAGCCATCCATTCGATGTGCTGCTCCATCGCCCCCACATCGCGGGACTCATACCAGCCCGCTAACGGTTCTCTGTCCGGGCTGTACGGCTTGATCTTATCCCATGTGTGTAGTCCCAAGACATTCAGGGCTATGGGATCGGGTTCAGCGGTCCACTTCCCAAAATAGTACATGCCGAGCATGACATCGTCGTCAACGACCGCCGCATCATTCGTTTGAGACTGATGGACGATCCCTCCAATGAACAGCAGCGCTGATATCAGCACTGTTGCCAGTATAAGCTTGGATCGAGTTATTTTTTTCATTTAAACCCCCCTGTATATCTCCGTTTTGTCACAAACGAGAACACGGATTTTTTCAGTACTCTATATCTAATTATATAATATATAAACGGCTCACTTTTAGTCAATTCCATACATATCCAGTATGAAAAATTTCAACACAATCAATAGAGAAATTTTGACAGAATAATCATATCCTGTTGACATCTCGCCGCATAAAAAAACAAAGTCTTCCTTTATCGCCCTTTGCGCTCATTCATCCCCCGGTATACCTGCGGCATGCGCTCTGTTCCTTACTCTTCCGGTGACCTCTCCGGTCGCTTTTCGGCTCCGCTGCTCTCCGGAAAAGGAGTTCGCGATCGGTGGGAAACGCCCAATTCATACTTCACCCCTGCACAATCAGATGGGGGTTCTGGAACAGCATGTCTGCGATGCGGACGGCGTTAGCATTATCTTTATTCCCTATTGATTTAGTATGATAATCCAGTAGCTTTGAGAAGGTTCTCATTGAAGACGCTGTCTGGAATCGCATTTAAGAAAATGACTCAAAAGAACCCTGTGTCTGTTTACCCCGCCATTAGCCATGCCCGCATTTGCTTCTGTTACCATTACGATCCAATGGCCTCTGTCCGTATTTTTAATCCTAAAAGAATGTCCTATACAAAATAACTTATATAGTAAATTGCTAATGCCGTTAGCTAAATAAGGGGGTGTGAGGGACGGACTATAGTGATCTTGCGAAAGAGTTCATACAGAACATGCGGACGGTTCAGATAGTGAGCAGACAGAAGCGTGTCCAGGAGGGCATCGGAAGCGAGGCTTTCATTCTCCACTGCATCAACGAAAATCAAGGCAGGACCGTTCCCAGTCAGATAAGCGACGAAATGGGCATCAGCTCGGCCCGCGTCGCCACTGCTCTGAACAGCCTTGAGGACAAAGGTCTCATCACACGCGAGATCGACGTCGGCGACAGGCGGAAGATAATCGTCAAACTGACGCCGAAGGGCAGAGACCATGTGGAAGAATGGCATAAGAAACTACTTGAAAAATTGACGAACGTCCTTATGCAGATCGGAGAAGAGGATGCGAAGGAACTGGTTCGTATCACCGGTAAGCTCACGGAGGTGCTTTCAAAGCCCCGGCCTTGAGTGCCGCCGTTCGACCTGTGTTTAAGATGCTGCGATATCACAACGAATTTTCTCCCATCGCTGAACATCGGACGAATCAATATAACAATAAATAGCAACACAGAACGACGCAAGGTAATAGCATGACAAACATTCTCAGATATCTCAGGCCGAAAGAGTGGGCGCTGATCGGAGTCATCGTAGCTTTCATAGTGGTCCAGGTCTGGCTCGACCTGAAGCTGCCGGAGTATATGAGAACAATAACCCAGCTCATAGGAAACCCAGGCAGCACAATGGACGACATATGGTTCAACGGGAAGTATATGCTCCTGTGCTCGCTGGGGAGCCTCGCGACCGCAATAGTGGTGGGCTTCATTGCCGCCAGGGTCGGCTCGTCGTTCGCACAACGGCTAAGGAGCCTGCAGTTCGATAAAGTGGGATCATTTTCCATGTCGGAGATCAACAAGTTCTCTATCGGGAGCCTCATCACCCGCTCGACGAACGATGTGACACAGGTACAGATGATCTTCATAATGGGGCTGCAGATTATAATTAAAGCACCTATACTCGCAGTGTGGACGCTTGTCAAGATCTCAGACAGAGGCTACGAATGGACCTCTGCAACAGGCGTCGCGATGGCCTTGATCGCTGTGATGTTTATCGTCGTCATAATAAAAGTAATCCCAAAATTCAGGATGATGCAGATATTCATCGACAATATCAACAAGGTGACGAGAGAGAACCTCACAGGCCTCCCTGTCGTCCGGGCGTACAATGCGGAGGATTACCAAAAGAGGAAGTTCGAGAAGGCTAATGAGGAACTGACCGCCACCCAGCTGTACACCACCCGCGCGATGGCGACGCTGATGCCGCTGATAGGCGTCATAATGAACACTCTGATGCTGTCTATCTACTGGATCGGTGCGATCCTGGTCAATAGCGCCGGAAGCATGGAAGAGACGCTGATTGTGTTCTCGGACATGATCGTCTTCACGACCTACGCAATGATGGTAATGATGGCGGTCATGATGATAATGATGCTATTCATAATGTTGCCGCGTGCGCAGGTGTCCGCAAAACGTATCGCCGAGGTCCTCGACACAGAGCTGTCCATAAAAGACGGGACGGTGACCGGGTCCGGCAGCGGGCGGGCGGGCGAGGTAGAGTTCAGGAACGTGAGCTTCAAGTACCCAGGCGATTCCGATTACGTCCTGAAAGACATCAGTTTCTCTGCAGGGCAGGGCGAGACGGTCGCATTCATAGGCTCCACCGGAAGCGGAAAAAGCACGCTCATAAACCTCATTCCAAGGTTCTATGACGCAACGGAGGGGTCTGTCCTGGTGGACGGAGTGAACGTGCGCGAATATAAGTTGGAATCGCTGTATAACAAGATAGGCTATGTGCCCCAGAAGAGCATCCTTTTCAGCGGGACAGTCTCGTCGAACGTAGCATTCGGCGAGGGCGAAGGCGGGCAGGCGACCAATGATGACATAAGGAAAGCGGTGAGGATCGCTCAGGGTGCGGATTTCGTCGAGAATATGAAAGGTGCATACGAGGGGGAGATCGCCCGCGGCGGCGCGAACGTGTCAGGCGGCCAGAAGCAACGCCTTTCCATCGCGCGGGCAGTGTGTCGGAAACCAGAGATATACATCTTCGACGACAGCTTCTCCGCGCTTGACTACAAGACAGACAGGGCTCTGAGGACCGCCCTCAAGAAGGAGACGCAGGGGGTCACGAGCATGATCGTGGCCCAGCGCATCGGCACCATAATGGACGCTGACAAGATCGTGGTCCTGGACGAAGGAGAGATCGTGGGAATCGGGAAGCACAAGGAGCTCCTCAACACCTGCAGAGTATACAGGGAGATTGCTATGTCACAGCTGAGCGAGAAGGAGCTGGCGATATGAGCGACTACGAACCGCGCAGACAACCTCCAAGAAGAGGTCCCATGGGCGGCCCTATGGGCATGGGTCCCGGCGAGAAGCCGAAGGATTTCAAAAAGACCTGGGGGAAGCTTATCAGGTACAGCAGTGCATTCCTCCCTCTGGTCACGGTCGCTCTAGCGATGGCAGTAGCGGCGGCGGTCCTGCAGACGATTAGCCCCGACTGGATAAGGAGGCTTACGGACGAGATAACTAACGGCGTCCCGGGGCTGGGGGGAATGCTGAGTGGTATCAACATGGACCTCGTGGTCATGATCTGCATCACGCTAGTCAGCTTCTATGCCGTCGCCGCAGTGCTAAATTTCCTGTTGTATTGGATCATGGCGACCGTCACTCAGAAGATCTGCAAGAGCATGCGCTCGGACATATCGGGCAAGATCAACCGTCTGCCTTTCAGCTACTTCAACAAAACAAGCTACGGCGATGTCCTGAGCCGCACAACTAACGATGTCGACACCATCGGACAGACACTTAACCAGAGCGTGCCCACACTCGTCTCTGCGGCATCGACGCTGGTCGTCGCACTGATAATGATGTTCTGGACGAACTGGATGATGGCGCTTACCGCTGTTGGCGCCAGCTTGCTCGGTTTTGCGATGATGGCGGCCATCGTCAAGAAGTCCCAGAAGTTCTTCGTTGCGCAACAGGCCGGGCTAGGCGAGATCAACGGCCATGTGGAAGAAACATACACAGGACACAGCATCGTGAAAGTTTACAACGGCGGCAGAGAGTTCAAAGGGAAGTTTGAAGAGATAAACGGCAGACTGTACATAAGCGGGTGGAAATCTATGTTTTTCTCAGGGATAATGATGCCGCTGATGCTCTTCGTCGGCAACTTCGGGTATGTAGCTGTCTGCATCGTCGGAGCCGTGCTGACAATGGACGGAGTCATCTCATTCGGCGTGATAGCCGCATTCATGCTTTATGTGAGATTTTTCACGCAGCCGCTATCGCAGTTCGCGCAGGTCACCACCAATCTCCAGAGGACCGCCGCCGCGAGCGAGCGGGTCTTCGAGTTCCTGGAGGAAAAAGAAATGGAGGACGAAAGCAAGAAGCCGAAGCTCCTCGACCGGGCAAAGGGCAGCGTGGAATTCAGGAACGTCAGGTTCGGATATACTCAGGACAAGATCGTCATCAATGATTTCTCAGCAAAGGTAAAGCCGGGACAGAAGATCGCGATCGTCGGTCCGACCGGTGCGGGCAAGACCACTTTGGTCAACCTGCTGATGAGGTTCTACGAACTTGACGGCGGCGAGATATTGCTTGACGGCGTGCCTATCAACGAGATCCCGCGCGAGAATGTGCATGAGCAGTTCTGTATGGTGCTGCAGGACACTTGGTTGTATGAGGGCACCATAAAGGAGAACATAATCTACTCAAAGCCGGGCGTCTCAGACGACGACGTGATCGCCGCCTGCAAGACCGTAGGGCTGCATCATTTCGTACAGACCCTGCCGGAAGGATATGACACTATGCTAAGCGACTCGGCGAACCTCTCCGAGGGCCAGAAACAGCTGCTTACTATAGCTCGCGCTATCATCAAGGACTCGCGGCTGCTGATACTGGATGAAGCGACCAGTTCGGTGGACACACGTACCGAGCGCATCGTGCAGGATGCCATGGACATACTGATGAAGGACCGGACCTCATTCATCATCGCACACAGGCTGTCGACTATCAAGAACGCCGACTTGATCCTAGTGCTGAGGGACGGGGACATCGTAGAGAGCGGCGATCACAACGAGTTGCTGGCACAGCGCGGATTCTATGCCGAACTGTACAACAGTCAATTCGAAACTGCATGATCGGGCCTCCTGCATGATATTGCGCCGACGAAGATGGTCTTTACGTCCTCCTTAGCGGATGCAGTATTCTAGTAGTCATCCTTAACATTCCCAAACAAAGACCGAGGTCACGTCTTTTAATCTATTTGCCATACCTATTATCAACATCCCGGAGCCCCTTATGGAATATTGGATCATCTTCGCATTCGCTTCCGCTTTATTCGCCGGCCTGACGTCGATACTGGCAAAGATAGGTCTCAGGGGAGTGGATTCCAACCTGGCCACAGCTCTGAGGACCATAGTGGTCCTCGGATTCGCCTGGATGGTCGTTCTCGTCGTGGGTTCCCAGAACACGATCTCGGACATCAGCACATACACCCTGACCTTCCTGATACTGTCCGGATTGGCCACCGGTGCGTCTTGGCTCTGTTATTTCCGTGCGGTGCAGATCGGGCAGGTGAGCAAGGTCTCCCCAGTTGATAAGAGCAGCACGGTCCTTACGATGGTCTTGGCGTTCATCTTCCTAGGGGAAGGGGTCTCCGCCGGTACGTTGTTAGGAATGGTCCTGATGATCCTTGGAACATTCCTCATGATACAGAGGACTGGAGAGGACAACGAATCAACGGCGGACAGGAGGTCCTGGATCATCTTTGCATGCTTGGCCGCATTGTTCGCCGCCTTGACATCGATACTGGGAAAGGTAGGGATAGAGGGCGTCGAGTCGAACCTCGGGACAGCGATAAGGACCATCGTGGTCCTTCTGATGGCCTGGATCATCGTACTTATCCAGAAGAAACACAAAGATATCAGAAGCATTGGCAGGAAGAACTGGAACTTCATCATCCTTTCCGGCGTAGCGACGGGACTCTCCTGGCTTTGCTTTTATAATGCGTTACAGAACGGTCCCGCGAGCGTCGTGGTCCCCATCGACAAACTGAGTATTGTTATCACCGTCATATTCGCATTCCTGATACTGAGGGAACGGCTGTCTAAACGCGCCTTGTTCGGCCTGGTCCTGCTCACCGCAGGCACGCTGGTTCTTCTTCTTTGACAATTTAAAAGTGTTAAGGGGGGCTTACGCCCCCTGTTTATGATCAGAGTTTAACGGGTACCATGTGCGCCGAGAGACCCAGTTCCTTCTCGTCCATTCCCATCGCTATGCCGAAAAGCTGCGAGAGGTGTATGACCGGGATGTTGAACCCGAGGTCCTTCTGGCTTGAATCGAACTGGAGATGGCAGAACGGGCACACGTCGACGATGAACTGCGCGCCCGACTCCTTCATGTTCTCCAGGTTCGTTCTGGTGAATTCCTTTGCGACGTCCCCGAATGCCGCTCTGACGCCTCCGCCGGCGCCGCAGCAGAGGGTCTTCTGCTTTCTGGGGACGCTCGCTGCTCCCGTCGCCTCGACAAGGTCGTCGAGTATGCGGGGGGCCTCCGAGTCCTCAAGCTGCTTTATGTCGCTGGGTTTCAGGAAGTGGCATCCGTAGAAAGTCGCTATCTTGTAGCTTACGGGGTTGGTCACCTTTGCCTTTATCGCGTCGACGCCTATCTCTTTGTACAGCACCTCGGCGAAGTGGTAGACCTTTGTCGTTCCTTTGTACTCCATTCCGATCTCCTTAAGGAACTTGTTCGCTTTTGCGAGCACTTCCGGATGATTGTTGAGCTCGTGAGCCGCCTCGAAGAGCGATCCGTAACATCCGTTGCAGATCGTGATTATCGGCAGCCCCTGCTTCTCCGCCAGCGCGAGGTTCCTCGCCGCCGAGGCGATCCAGGTGTCCCTGCTGAACGATTTTATCACACCGGGCGCCGGACAGCAGCCGGCGTCCTCAAGATCGACGAGTTCGATGCCGAGCTTCTCACAGACGACCCTTGTGGACTTCTCCAGTCCGGGGTATCTCAGAGGCGCTATGCAGCCCAGGAAGAATGCGTATTTTGCCATACGATCACTCCACTATCTTGTTGAACCCTGTTGCGTTCATTAGCGTCACAAGGTCTTCCATCGCTTTCTTGTTCGCCAGTACGGTCGGGGGGGTCTTTGCGAGGCCCAGCTCCTCTCTCAGCTTCGCTATGTCGGCGTTGACCGAGACCGTGTGCCCTATTTTGTAGAGGTTCGCTGCGGTCTTTTTGTGGTTCTCGTAGATATGGCCTTCTGCTACCGCCATGTTCCTGAGCGCAACGACGACATCCACTATCGGAACGGCGCGGGGGCACCTCTCCACGCATGTGTAGCATGTGGTGCAGTCCCAAAGCTCCTCGCTGCCGAGTATCTCATCTTTGAGGCTGAGCTGCGTCTGCCTCATGAGTTTCCTGACCCTGTAAGAAGTGCGCCTTCCGGAGGGGCAGCTTGCTGTGCAGGTTCCGCACTGGAAGCACATTTTTACGTCTGCGCCCCCCAGGTCTGCGACCCGCTTCTCAAATTCTGGGTTTGGTCTTATCTCCGTAATAATCACCTAAGACGCACACCTTCCTTATGGTATATAAAACAAAGAGACCTGTGCGCACAGTATTACCTCAAACAGCAATAGTTATTACCGGATATTTCTGGTCTGAAGCGCCTTTACAAGCTTGTTTATCATTTTATCTTCTTTCCGATAGATCGCGGTGATGGAATGTCTCAGGACCTTCGGATCCACCGCGCTTTTCATTTTGATCCCTTTCCTCAGCAAAAGGAACTCGTCGACGAAGTAACTCTTCTTAGAACCCAGAAGCTCCGGGAGGGAGAATGTCTCCGATTCGATACTGTATTTCCTGTCCATTGTGTCAAGGAACATGAAAGCTACCCTCTGGGCGCCGTATCTGTATCTTATGAACGATGTCCCGTTATCGACGAACACCATCCCCATGTAGCCTATCTCCGTGCCGTCGAACTCGTCCGCGTCGAACAGATACAAGGGATCGTCTATGACGGCGAAATCCGCGAGGTTCTCCTTCATCATCCTGATGTTATGCTTGTCGTCAGATATGACGAGTTCGACGTCCGTCATCTTCAAAGCGGAAAGGACGGACATCATCAGGTCCTCCGTGACCGGACTGCAGCAGATAGTGAAATTATGATCGTCCGAACATCTGAGCTCGGTGGTGACATAGGTCTCCAGTATCAGCCTGCCGTCGTCATTCAGCTTTGTCCCGGCCGGCGTGGAGATCGTTATAGGCGAGCCTGCCGCTTCCTCGATCGCCGAAATGTATCTGTGAACGACCGGGACCGATATGCCCAGCGCCTTGGCGGCGGCCGTCTTGCTCCCTGTCCTGGCAACGGCAGCCAAGGTCTCCAGCTGGCGGTTGGTCACCAGACGGCCGTTGATCATCTGCTCTGTCCTTACGGATATCTCCACGCAACGTTATCTCAGACCATGCGGATAAGTTTTATTCTTCGGGCCATATTCAGGAATCCCATAAAACTTCATCCACAACACCATGGGACTCTCTCTTTGCATGATCTCACTCATCTATCGTCCAGAAACATGCCAAAGCCCTAATGCCAAGTCATTCAAAGCCATTGTCCTGGATATAAACGCAAAGGACACCTCCACGGTGCGAACAAAACGATATTTTGGGACACCAGAATTAAGAAACATAATTTTTATGAGCAAGAGTTAAAATAGTATTAAAACCATGTGTGGCCATGCGGTTGATTTTTGGTCCAGACTACTTGAAGTGGGGCGCGAATACCAACGATCCACTATGTGAGCCTTTTGCACCAAACACATGCACCTCTTTCAGACCTGAAAGGAGAGAGTCTAACTGCAGTCAAGGTTTTGCACCAAACACATGTACATCGTTGCAATAAAAAATTCCAGGCGATAATACGTTGCACACTATCCAATAGTGATGCGCGGTGTTGATATAATAATTATTTAGTCCACATGTTCAACTCATAACGCGGCAGAGTATCATAATAATCATTTAATAATTTTTTTTGTTTTCCTTTATGGCTATAAATATCTATGACCACATGGGGCCTCTCTTCTATTTTTGTAATTGTAACTTTTGCTCTCCACAAAGAGGTGTTCTCGGCGGATATTCTTAAAAAATACAGAGCGATGTCCGTTTCATTACAACATGTAGCAAATTCTGCAGTGAAGTTGTTATGCATGCCTCCCAAATTATAGTTCAGCACCCCCCCGGGGTTGATTCTTTCTATTAGGCTTTTTTCTGTTTCCCTCGGAGGGAGACCGACTTTCATTTTCTCTGCTGTGACATCGCCATAATTAAAATATAGTCCTTGTATGGCACTATTGACAGTGAGTTTGCCTATGACCTCTATGCCCACTAATAAATTTTCCTTTTCCTCATCATTCACATCGGGGCATCTAAAAAATCTTGTTTTATATCTGGGGGATCTGGAATTTTTCCACGATATCCACATTCCAAATAACATTACAATTAAAGCAATATATCCTGATGAACCAATCGCATCATTGATAAAAGATAGAATGTCCACGCTTCATTACTTCACTATATATTAATAAAATTATTTATTTTTTTGAACTGTTTTGGGTAAACTTGTAGATAGAAAAAATTCTTTAACGTGTCTTTAAATCTTGCTCTTTGATTTTATTTTTTGCAATAATTTTCAAAATATCTTGTATTATGTCCTTGTAAGTGTGACATCTTGCTGACTCGTGCTCTCTATCATATTTGGCCTTGCATCCCCCTCCACAAATCGGTAACAGTGAGCATGAATTACACCTCAAATCAATGATTGGTTCTGACCAATCCATAATCATTTTACTGTTTATTTCAAGGGGATCTATACTGCCAACCACCTTTTCCTTTATACCAACGAGGATTGGACATTTTGTAATAGTTCCATCTGTATAAAAAATAAAACTGTTTTTATCACACATAAACCTACAATATGCGGGCTTTGGAGTTAGATTAAAGTATTCTTTATCTCCACTAAACCCTGTTTCGTCAATTTTTTTTACTACTTCCAAAAGGTTGTGTGAGTTATCTATTTCCGGGCCTTGTTCATAACATTCTGTGCTAAATAACAAGGCGGGCCGAATCGACACATCTTCTTTTGAAAAATTACGCCCGATATAATCTATTAGGTCTAAAATGGAGTTGACATTACTCTTCCCTATATTTAGCCTAAAAGTCACTTTTAAACCGGAATCTATTACACTTTTAGCATTTTTTATTATGCTTTCAAAACTTATTTCTGGCGAGTCGAATTTTTTTATTTTTGTGTGAAGGGCACCATAACCATCCAACGGAACTTGAACACTTTTCACACTCCATTTACTAAACTTATCTATTATCTCTTTTGTAAGTAAGGAGCCATTGGTGACTATTGCTGAGTCATATTCCATTTTTTCGTCCGAAATTGATTTGCATATTTTGCTTATGATATCTGGTCGAAGAAGCGGCTCGCCACCAGAAAATGTTAGATGAGTGTTGTCCTTACGGTGAGATATTATAAAGTTTATTATTTTATCAACGGTTGCTCCTGACATTTCTGCCATGCCAACAGTGTTGGCGGCATAACAATAGTCACAATTCGCATTACAAGAATTAGTTATGTGTATCCAATAGCTTGTGTCAGAATAACGAACGTCTCTTAGGTCTTGTTGATCAATCCATGATTCGTATTTGTCTGTCGTAAAAAACCCCATTTTTACAATGTCAGACTCTTCGTCTAGAACCACACTTTCTTTACTTAGAAGTAAAGTCTCCACAGGATCAAATATCGCCATTGCCCCTGTTTTCGAGTTAAAAATAATCGTGCCAACTTCATCCTTTGACAAGATATTATATTTTGATGGGTGGTACACTCTCATTAACAATCCAATAATAGTTATTAAATAAAATCTTAACTCTGAGTCTTTTTGTAAATTTCGCCTTCTTTAACAAAAAAATTTGATGCCCGATAGCCTGAGCAAAAGGGAGAAAGAGCGTGCAGCGCTTTTGTTTCTGGTCATTTTGTTAATCCCATTGCTTGTTTAAAAAAAGGGTTAAGGTCCATATGATCATCCATAGCATAGTAAAAGTCATTTACTTTTCTAATAATGTGGCCCAATAGTTTTTTGTTTATATAACATGT
It contains:
- a CDS encoding MarR family transcriptional regulator, with translation MSRQKRVQEGIGSEAFILHCINENQGRTVPSQISDEMGISSARVATALNSLEDKGLITREIDVGDRRKIIVKLTPKGRDHVEEWHKKLLEKLTNVLMQIGEEDAKELVRITGKLTEVLSKPRP
- a CDS encoding ABC transporter ATP-binding protein/permease codes for the protein MTNILRYLRPKEWALIGVIVAFIVVQVWLDLKLPEYMRTITQLIGNPGSTMDDIWFNGKYMLLCSLGSLATAIVVGFIAARVGSSFAQRLRSLQFDKVGSFSMSEINKFSIGSLITRSTNDVTQVQMIFIMGLQIIIKAPILAVWTLVKISDRGYEWTSATGVAMALIAVMFIVVIIKVIPKFRMMQIFIDNINKVTRENLTGLPVVRAYNAEDYQKRKFEKANEELTATQLYTTRAMATLMPLIGVIMNTLMLSIYWIGAILVNSAGSMEETLIVFSDMIVFTTYAMMVMMAVMMIMMLFIMLPRAQVSAKRIAEVLDTELSIKDGTVTGSGSGRAGEVEFRNVSFKYPGDSDYVLKDISFSAGQGETVAFIGSTGSGKSTLINLIPRFYDATEGSVLVDGVNVREYKLESLYNKIGYVPQKSILFSGTVSSNVAFGEGEGGQATNDDIRKAVRIAQGADFVENMKGAYEGEIARGGANVSGGQKQRLSIARAVCRKPEIYIFDDSFSALDYKTDRALRTALKKETQGVTSMIVAQRIGTIMDADKIVVLDEGEIVGIGKHKELLNTCRVYREIAMSQLSEKELAI
- a CDS encoding ABC transporter ATP-binding protein/permease, whose amino-acid sequence is MSDYEPRRQPPRRGPMGGPMGMGPGEKPKDFKKTWGKLIRYSSAFLPLVTVALAMAVAAAVLQTISPDWIRRLTDEITNGVPGLGGMLSGINMDLVVMICITLVSFYAVAAVLNFLLYWIMATVTQKICKSMRSDISGKINRLPFSYFNKTSYGDVLSRTTNDVDTIGQTLNQSVPTLVSAASTLVVALIMMFWTNWMMALTAVGASLLGFAMMAAIVKKSQKFFVAQQAGLGEINGHVEETYTGHSIVKVYNGGREFKGKFEEINGRLYISGWKSMFFSGIMMPLMLFVGNFGYVAVCIVGAVLTMDGVISFGVIAAFMLYVRFFTQPLSQFAQVTTNLQRTAAASERVFEFLEEKEMEDESKKPKLLDRAKGSVEFRNVRFGYTQDKIVINDFSAKVKPGQKIAIVGPTGAGKTTLVNLLMRFYELDGGEILLDGVPINEIPRENVHEQFCMVLQDTWLYEGTIKENIIYSKPGVSDDDVIAACKTVGLHHFVQTLPEGYDTMLSDSANLSEGQKQLLTIARAIIKDSRLLILDEATSSVDTRTERIVQDAMDILMKDRTSFIIAHRLSTIKNADLILVLRDGDIVESGDHNELLAQRGFYAELYNSQFETA
- a CDS encoding EamA family transporter encodes the protein MEYWIIFAFASALFAGLTSILAKIGLRGVDSNLATALRTIVVLGFAWMVVLVVGSQNTISDISTYTLTFLILSGLATGASWLCYFRAVQIGQVSKVSPVDKSSTVLTMVLAFIFLGEGVSAGTLLGMVLMILGTFLMIQRTGEDNESTADRRSWIIFACLAALFAALTSILGKVGIEGVESNLGTAIRTIVVLLMAWIIVLIQKKHKDIRSIGRKNWNFIILSGVATGLSWLCFYNALQNGPASVVVPIDKLSIVITVIFAFLILRERLSKRALFGLVLLTAGTLVLLL
- the hdrB gene encoding CoB--CoM heterodisulfide reductase subunit B, whose amino-acid sequence is MAKYAFFLGCIAPLRYPGLEKSTRVVCEKLGIELVDLEDAGCCPAPGVIKSFSRDTWIASAARNLALAEKQGLPIITICNGCYGSLFEAAHELNNHPEVLAKANKFLKEIGMEYKGTTKVYHFAEVLYKEIGVDAIKAKVTNPVSYKIATFYGCHFLKPSDIKQLEDSEAPRILDDLVEATGAASVPRKQKTLCCGAGGGVRAAFGDVAKEFTRTNLENMKESGAQFIVDVCPFCHLQFDSSQKDLGFNIPVIHLSQLFGIAMGMDEKELGLSAHMVPVKL
- the hdrC gene encoding CoB--CoM heterodisulfide reductase subunit C, with the protein product MCFQCGTCTASCPSGRRTSYRVRKLMRQTQLSLKDEILGSEELWDCTTCYTCVERCPRAVPIVDVVVALRNMAVAEGHIYENHKKTAANLYKIGHTVSVNADIAKLREELGLAKTPPTVLANKKAMEDLVTLMNATGFNKIVE
- a CDS encoding LysR family transcriptional regulator, giving the protein MEISVRTEQMINGRLVTNRQLETLAAVARTGSKTAAAKALGISVPVVHRYISAIEEAAGSPITISTPAGTKLNDDGRLILETYVTTELRCSDDHNFTICCSPVTEDLMMSVLSALKMTDVELVISDDKHNIRMMKENLADFAVIDDPLYLFDADEFDGTEIGYMGMVFVDNGTSFIRYRYGAQRVAFMFLDTMDRKYSIESETFSLPELLGSKKSYFVDEFLLLRKGIKMKSAVDPKVLRHSITAIYRKEDKMINKLVKALQTRNIR